A region from the Flavobacteriales bacterium TMED191 genome encodes:
- a CDS encoding methyltransferase → MDKSKIWRFKKTLSFLSKHCQHSERILDLGTSNDLSKFIKQKGFNIKNTSGENLDIDFQSVLNPNIDLITAFEIFEHMLAPFNVLNQIKASKLIASVPLKLWFANAYWNEQDDWDKHYHEFEEKQFNFLLQKTGWKIIDSEKWAPKSDFKFGVRPILRMFTKRYYIVYCERISS, encoded by the coding sequence ATGGATAAATCAAAAATTTGGAGATTTAAAAAAACTCTTTCATTCTTATCAAAACACTGCCAACATTCAGAAAGAATTCTTGATTTAGGAACATCTAATGATTTATCAAAATTCATAAAGCAAAAAGGTTTTAATATAAAAAACACATCAGGTGAAAATTTAGATATTGATTTTCAATCTGTTCTAAATCCTAATATTGACTTAATTACCGCATTTGAAATTTTTGAACACATGCTAGCTCCTTTTAATGTATTAAATCAAATAAAGGCTTCTAAATTAATTGCTTCAGTTCCATTAAAACTCTGGTTTGCTAATGCGTATTGGAACGAACAAGACGATTGGGATAAACACTATCATGAATTTGAAGAAAAGCAATTTAATTTTTTATTGCAAAAAACAGGATGGAAGATTATTGATTCTGAAAAGTGGGCTCCAAAATCTGACTTTAAATTTGGTGTTAGACCAATTTTAAGGATGTTTACAAAAAGATATTACATTGTATATTGTGAAAGGATTAGTTCTTAA
- a CDS encoding S9 family peptidase, whose amino-acid sequence MRIIFLLSILLTCCMNKDKSNYVEPPIAKKYPEKLSIHGDERLDNYYWMRLTDKQKEAKNPDQQTKDVLNYLNAENQYLKSKMKHTESLQEKLFNEIKNRIKKDDSSVPITINNYSYYTRFEKDKEYPFHCRKKIKDQSQEEIMLDVSKMAVNFDYFSVVGLSVSPDEKLLIYGVDTVSRREYTLYIKNLNTGEILIDKISNTTGRGVWANDNKTFFYTKQDPITLRSFQIYKHILGTPQSQDVLVYEEKDDTFNCYVSKSKSKKYIIIGSYQTLSSEYRYIDANKPNQDFKIVQKREKDLEYNLYHYEDHFYILTNYKAKNFRLMKTLISQPSKEYWTEVIPHNKNILIEGLDIFKNYLVVEERKNGLTNIRIINWENNKSYYIKFNDPAYTVSTMANPEYNTNILRYGYTSLTTPSSTFDYNMDTKEKSLLKQDEVLGNNFSIDNYESKRYYAISRDGNKIPISLVYKKGIQKNSKNPLLLYGYGSYGYSMDPYFSSVRLSLLDRGFVFAIAHIRGGEELGRKWYEDGKLLNKKNTFYDFIDCAEFLISKKYTSIKHLYASGGSAGGLLMGAVINMRPDLWRGVIAGVPFVDVVSTMLDESIPLTTGEFDEWGNPKDSIYYDYIKSYSPYDNIESKEYPNLLITTGYWDSQVQYWEPAKWIAKLREMKTDQNLLLMDCNMDVGHGGASGRFKRYKEISLEYSFLLDLENIKN is encoded by the coding sequence ATGAGAATAATATTTTTATTATCAATACTATTAACATGTTGTATGAATAAAGATAAAAGTAACTACGTAGAACCACCTATTGCAAAAAAATATCCAGAAAAGCTATCTATTCATGGTGATGAAAGACTAGATAATTATTATTGGATGCGTCTAACTGATAAACAAAAAGAAGCTAAAAATCCTGATCAACAAACTAAAGATGTGTTAAATTATTTAAATGCTGAAAATCAGTATTTGAAATCTAAAATGAAACATACAGAGTCCCTGCAAGAAAAACTTTTTAATGAAATTAAAAATAGAATTAAAAAAGATGACTCCTCCGTTCCGATTACAATTAATAATTATTCTTATTACACGAGGTTTGAAAAAGATAAAGAATATCCTTTTCATTGTAGAAAAAAGATAAAAGATCAGTCACAAGAAGAAATTATGCTTGACGTATCTAAAATGGCTGTAAATTTTGATTATTTTTCAGTTGTTGGTCTGTCAGTTAGTCCAGACGAGAAATTATTAATCTACGGAGTTGATACTGTTTCTAGAAGGGAATATACTTTATATATTAAAAATTTAAATACAGGTGAAATATTAATTGATAAAATTTCAAATACTACTGGAAGAGGTGTTTGGGCTAATGATAATAAAACATTTTTCTATACTAAACAAGATCCAATTACACTTAGGTCTTTTCAAATCTATAAACACATACTTGGGACTCCACAATCTCAAGATGTTTTGGTTTATGAAGAAAAAGATGATACTTTCAATTGTTATGTTTCAAAATCTAAATCTAAAAAATATATTATAATAGGTAGTTATCAAACTCTATCTTCTGAATACAGATATATTGATGCTAACAAACCTAATCAAGACTTTAAAATTGTTCAAAAAAGAGAAAAGGATTTAGAATACAATCTATATCACTATGAAGATCACTTCTATATTTTAACTAACTATAAAGCAAAAAACTTTAGATTAATGAAAACATTAATCTCACAACCATCAAAAGAATACTGGACAGAAGTTATACCACATAATAAGAATATTTTAATTGAAGGTCTTGATATTTTTAAGAATTATTTAGTTGTTGAAGAACGTAAAAACGGATTAACTAACATTAGGATAATTAATTGGGAAAATAATAAAAGTTATTACATAAAATTTAATGATCCTGCGTACACTGTATCTACGATGGCAAATCCCGAGTATAATACTAATATTTTGAGATATGGCTATACTTCCTTAACTACACCAAGTAGTACTTTTGATTATAATATGGATACTAAAGAAAAAAGTTTGTTAAAACAAGACGAAGTGTTGGGTAATAATTTTTCTATTGATAATTATGAATCTAAAAGATATTATGCAATTTCAAGAGACGGAAATAAAATTCCTATTTCATTAGTGTATAAAAAAGGGATTCAAAAAAATTCAAAGAACCCCCTATTGCTTTATGGGTATGGAAGCTATGGTTATAGCATGGATCCTTATTTTAGCTCAGTAAGACTTAGCTTGTTAGATAGAGGTTTTGTTTTTGCTATTGCTCATATTAGAGGTGGCGAAGAATTAGGACGTAAATGGTATGAAGATGGTAAACTATTAAATAAAAAAAATACTTTCTATGATTTTATTGACTGTGCTGAATTTTTAATTTCTAAAAAATATACCTCTATTAAACATCTTTATGCTTCTGGAGGCAGTGCGGGTGGTCTACTGATGGGTGCCGTTATTAATATGAGACCAGATTTATGGCGCGGAGTAATTGCTGGAGTTCCATTTGTAGATGTTGTATCAACAATGCTAGACGAATCAATACCATTAACTACTGGAGAATTTGATGAATGGGGAAACCCAAAAGATTCAATTTACTATGATTATATTAAATCTTACTCTCCTTATGATAATATTGAGTCTAAAGAATATCCCAATCTTCTAATTACTACTGGTTATTGGGATAGTCAAGTTCAGTATTGGGAACCTGCAAAATGGATTGCAAAATTGAGAGAAATGAAAACTGATCAAAATCTTTTATTGATGGATTGTAATATGGATGTTGGTCATGGTGGTGCGTCTGGTAGATTTAAAAGGTATAAGGAAATTTCACTTGAATATTCATTTCTTCTAGACCTAGAAAACATTAAGAACTAA
- a CDS encoding Bax inhibitor-1/YccA family protein: MRSGNPALSAETFKGVTISSDEVMTINGTVNKTAISLLILIAAGTFTFSGNYNWLIFPGFIGGFIVAIITIFKKEWSPITVPIYAFLKGLALGAVSQIYENELAPADGSFDGIVSQAILLTLGILFSLLFAYKTKIIAATENFKLGVFAATAGIAVFYIVSFVVSFFTGSYPEVLNPLNGGLMSIGVSLFIVVIASLNLVLDFDFIEEGAEKGAPKYMEWFGAFGLLVTLVWLYLEILRLLAKLRSR, encoded by the coding sequence ATGCGTTCTGGAAATCCTGCTCTTTCAGCAGAAACATTCAAAGGAGTTACTATTTCATCCGATGAAGTCATGACAATTAATGGTACAGTAAATAAAACAGCTATAAGCTTACTTATATTAATTGCTGCAGGTACATTTACTTTTTCAGGTAATTATAATTGGCTTATTTTTCCCGGTTTCATCGGAGGTTTTATTGTTGCAATAATTACAATTTTTAAAAAAGAATGGTCTCCTATTACTGTACCTATATATGCATTTTTAAAAGGACTAGCTCTTGGAGCAGTTTCTCAAATTTATGAAAATGAATTAGCACCAGCCGATGGAAGTTTTGATGGAATTGTATCTCAAGCTATTTTACTTACATTAGGTATATTATTTTCATTATTATTCGCATATAAAACTAAAATAATTGCTGCTACCGAAAACTTTAAACTTGGCGTATTTGCTGCTACTGCTGGTATAGCTGTGTTTTATATAGTTAGCTTTGTTGTTAGTTTTTTTACAGGAAGTTATCCTGAAGTTTTAAATCCATTGAATGGAGGTTTAATGAGTATTGGTGTAAGCCTATTTATTGTTGTAATTGCATCACTAAATTTAGTGTTAGACTTTGATTTTATCGAAGAAGGTGCAGAAAAAGGTGCTCCTAAATACATGGAATGGTTTGGAGCATTTGGATTACTTGTTACTTTAGTTTGGTTGTACTTAGAAATACTTAGACTACTTGCAAAATTAAGATCTAGATGA
- a CDS encoding HlyD family efflux transporter periplasmic adaptor subunit: MNKKQKLIAFIGAFFILVTFLIVKNKTNQSISDPQTNTKKVNTIDCTNIKQINTKPLIELSGRITSSNKINIISEVNGVSKVQYSRFEVGEIFKKGDILLSIDDGDIELELKSIKSQFLALLLQVLADVKMDFPSLGNKLQSYVNNFNLDSPIPNLPKITQLKARNFFASRQVFANYYTIKSLEKRIDKFKIKAPFEGVLTKVLIDPGSSIIIGQPLGEFINLNNYEMNGSVSVNDSKLIEKGDTVLITSNDLNSTIKGSVSRVGSHINELTQSVDVFVSVNDNRVKDGMFITGEIICNDLDNVVKIERSKITRENQVYTIVENQLKLKNIDVICYQNDSVIINGLNISDCVVNQYRNYFYNNMLIN; this comes from the coding sequence ATGAACAAAAAACAAAAATTAATAGCTTTTATTGGAGCTTTCTTTATACTAGTTACATTTCTTATTGTAAAAAATAAAACCAATCAATCAATAAGTGACCCTCAAACCAATACTAAAAAAGTTAATACTATAGATTGTACAAATATTAAGCAGATCAACACTAAACCCTTAATTGAATTATCTGGTCGAATAACATCTTCAAATAAGATAAATATTATTTCGGAAGTAAATGGAGTATCAAAAGTTCAGTATTCTAGGTTTGAAGTAGGAGAAATATTTAAAAAAGGAGATATTTTATTGAGTATTGATGATGGTGATATTGAATTAGAATTAAAGTCTATAAAAAGCCAATTTTTAGCACTTTTATTACAAGTTTTAGCCGATGTAAAAATGGATTTCCCATCTTTAGGAAATAAATTACAATCATATGTTAATAATTTTAACCTAGATTCTCCAATTCCAAATCTTCCTAAGATTACGCAACTAAAAGCACGTAATTTTTTTGCTTCTAGACAAGTTTTTGCAAATTACTATACAATAAAATCTTTAGAAAAAAGAATTGATAAGTTTAAAATAAAAGCACCATTTGAAGGAGTACTAACTAAAGTTTTAATTGATCCAGGTTCTAGTATTATAATTGGACAACCATTAGGGGAATTTATTAATTTAAACAACTATGAGATGAATGGGTCTGTTAGTGTTAATGACTCTAAACTTATTGAAAAAGGAGATACTGTTTTAATAACTTCTAATGACCTGAATTCAACAATTAAAGGAAGTGTTAGTAGAGTAGGGAGTCATATCAACGAATTAACTCAAAGTGTTGATGTTTTTGTATCGGTAAATGATAACAGAGTCAAAGATGGCATGTTTATTACTGGTGAAATTATTTGTAACGATCTTGATAATGTGGTGAAAATTGAAAGATCAAAAATTACAAGAGAAAATCAGGTTTACACGATAGTTGAAAATCAGTTAAAACTTAAAAATATAGATGTAATTTGTTATCAAAATGATTCTGTAATTATTAACGGCTTAAATATTAGTGACTGTGTGGTTAATCAATATAGAAATTATTTTTATAATAATATGTTAATAAACTGA